TCAGCTTTTTTCCGACTTGTCTTCCTGGCGGGTCGCGATTTCATAACCGGGTTATAGATCTTTGAATCGATGAGGAAAATCCAGTGACCAGCGCCCACCCCACCCAATTAATGAGCTTATCTCAGTATTTGATCGAGGAGCAATTAAAACTTCCTCAGGCAACGGGGGATTTTACGGCATTGATGAGCCATTTGGTCTACGCAGCCAAAATCGTTTCCCGAGAAGTAAGAAAGGCCGGACTTCTGGACAATATTCTCGGTTCCACCGATCAGACGAACGTCCAGGGAGAGACGGTCATGAAACTGGACGAATATGCGGATCGGATTTTCACGCATACGTTGACCCGCTGCGGACATTTATGCGTGATGGGTAGCGAAGAACAGGAGGACATTGTCCCCGTTCCTGCCGGCTATAAGATCGGAAAATATACGATCGCGATCGATCCTCTGGACGGATCCTCCAATATAGACGCAAACGTTTCAATAGGAACGATTTTTTCGGTCCACCTCAGGAGTTCTCCCCAAGGAACCCCGGGCACGAAGGAAGACCTTCTCCAAAAGGGAGCCAAACAAAGAGCCGCAGGTTATATCGTCTACGGTTCTTCCACCATGTTGGTTCTCTCGGTCGGAGTCGGAAAAGGAGTCTCCGGCTTTACCTTGGATCCTTCCTGCGGAGAATTCATTCTTTCTCATCCGGAAATGAAAATGCCGGAATCGGGAGGCATCTATTCCATCAACGAGGGAAATTATAATTACTGGTCCGACGAAGTGAAAAATTACATCAGAGACATCAAGTCCATTGAGGGCGGAAGAAAGCCCCAATCGGCTCGTTATATCGGTTCTCTCGTCGCGGATTTCCATCGGAATTTATTGAAGGGCGGAATTTTCCTATATCCCAATGATACGAAGTCTTCCAAATACCCCAAAGGAAAATTGAGACTTTTGTACGAGGTCGCACCCATGGCTTTGATCGCGGAACAAGCGGGCGGTATGGCCGTAACAGTGGAAGGGAAGAGAATCCTCGATTTACAACCTTCCGAACTGCATGAAAGGACGACTTTTATCGTTGGATCCAAAAAGGAAGTGGAGCATTTCCTGACCTTCGTCAAAAAATAAGACCTTTTTATCTGGTTTCGTCGAATTTGGATCGGATGAATTCCTTTTCCACTTCGTTGTTTGTAAAAGCCAACGCCTGCGCGTAGGATTCCTTTGCCGATTCTGACGAACCTAATCTTTTCTGAACGTCGGCTACGGCCAGATAGTACGGTGCGTAAGAAGAGAGATCCTTTCCGAGAGCGCTCAACAAAAGGAGGCCTCTTTCCGGGCCTTCCGCAATAGAGACCGCCACCGCGTGATTGAGCCGTATTACGGGGGTGTCCTCCATTTTTAGAAGCAACTCATACCATTCGGCAATTTTCTTCCAATCCGTCCGGGAGGAATGCGAGGAAATCGCATGTTCCGCACCGATCGCTGCCTGCACCAGGTAGGGACCGACACTACCTAAGGAAAGCGCTTTTTGCAATAAGGCCAAGCCTTCCTGGATCTCCTCCCGATTCCATAATGTCCGATCCTGTTCGTCTAACAATACGATCCTTCCGGAAGAATCGATCCGTGAATTTCTTCTGGAGTGGTTTAACAACATCAAGGAGAGAAGTCCCCAAACCTCGCTCAACTCCTCATCCGGAATATCTGGAGAAAGCAGATTCTTTCGAATCAGAATTTCCAGCATTCTGCAAAGTCGGATCGCCTCGTCGCACAATTCCTTGCGGATCAGCACGTCGCCGCTTGTGGACGCGTATCCTTCCGTAAAAATCAGATAGATTACCGCCAAAACGGATTCGATTCGTTCCGGTAGTAAGTGGATAGGCGGAATATAAAAAGGAATTCCTGATTCCTTGATTTTTTTCTTTGCTCGGACGAGTCTTTGCGCCAAGGTCGGAACAGGAACCAGAAAAGCGGAAGCGATTTCCTGCGTGGTTAATCCGCCTAATGCGCGCAAAGTGAGAGCGATCCGATGTTCCATGGGTAAAGCGGGGTGACAGCAGGTAAAAATCAGCTTTAGTCTTTCGTCCGCAATTTCTTCCTCCTCGTACTGGATTTCTCTTTCGGAAGAAAAGGATCGATTCTCCAAATTTCCCGGATCTACGGTGACTGGCTTGTTTTTACGGATTCTATCCAAGGCTTTTCTTCGGGCAACTACGAGGAGCCAGGCTCCCGGTCGCTTCGGAACACCCTGCTGTTCCCATTGTTGGACTGCCGCCAAGAAGGATTCCTGAAGAGCTTCCTCGGCCAAATCCCAGTCTCCGAACGTGTTTACGAGGGAAGCTAGGATTTGGCCGTATTCGCTTTTATGGATCCGTTCGATGGTTTGGGAAATCGTCTTTTCCGAATTCTCCATCGTTCGACTCCTTCTTTTCTCGTTCTTGTGCGAAATTCGAAATCAATTCGGTTTCGGTCCCAGGTCATAGACTGGTCGAACTTCCATGGTTCCATGCTTGGCTCCGGGGCATTTTGCGGCCCAGTCCAAAGCCTCGTCCAAATTCGAACAGTCCACTAAATAGTAACCTCCGAGTTGTTCCTTTGTCTCGGCAAAAGGTCCGTGGGTTGTGATTCTTTTTCCTTCCCGAAGTTTCACCGTTGCGGCGGACGAGGTAGGATGGAGCCTGTCTCCTCCGACCATTTTTCCGGACTTTAAAAGTTCCTGAGTATAGGTGGTGTAATCCTCAGACCTTTGCTCCAGCTCCTGTTTGGATCTGGATGCCTCGAGCTTTTCATCTATATAAATTAGAAGTTGGTACTTCATTTTCATACTCCCTATCTTGCGGTTTTAGAACGAATTTTTTTGTTCTCCTTACCGTCGTTCCACCCCGTGAAATTTCGACATTCGTAGGATTTTTTTCTCATTTCCATCAGAATTTTCTTCGTAAATTCCGATGGTTTTCGACCGAAGATCCGTACTCGTACGGATAGCGAAGCCGTTCAAAAAAGAACATAATCTTTATTATTAACGGACAACAGGTCGGACACAGATGTCGATAAATTGGAAATACTGGAAAGCGATTTTAGGTTTGCTCGCGATCACCATGACTGGAGCCATGAAATGCCGTCACGGGAACGGAGGGAACGATAACCAAACCTTATTGGCGTTTCTGCTTTTGAATTCCCAAAT
The sequence above is a segment of the Leptospira fletcheri genome. Coding sequences within it:
- a CDS encoding YciI family protein, with product MKYQLLIYIDEKLEASRSKQELEQRSEDYTTYTQELLKSGKMVGGDRLHPTSSAATVKLREGKRITTHGPFAETKEQLGGYYLVDCSNLDEALDWAAKCPGAKHGTMEVRPVYDLGPKPN
- the fbp gene encoding class 1 fructose-bisphosphatase; the encoded protein is MSLSQYLIEEQLKLPQATGDFTALMSHLVYAAKIVSREVRKAGLLDNILGSTDQTNVQGETVMKLDEYADRIFTHTLTRCGHLCVMGSEEQEDIVPVPAGYKIGKYTIAIDPLDGSSNIDANVSIGTIFSVHLRSSPQGTPGTKEDLLQKGAKQRAAGYIVYGSSTMLVLSVGVGKGVSGFTLDPSCGEFILSHPEMKMPESGGIYSINEGNYNYWSDEVKNYIRDIKSIEGGRKPQSARYIGSLVADFHRNLLKGGIFLYPNDTKSSKYPKGKLRLLYEVAPMALIAEQAGGMAVTVEGKRILDLQPSELHERTTFIVGSKKEVEHFLTFVKK
- a CDS encoding RNA polymerase sigma factor, giving the protein MENSEKTISQTIERIHKSEYGQILASLVNTFGDWDLAEEALQESFLAAVQQWEQQGVPKRPGAWLLVVARRKALDRIRKNKPVTVDPGNLENRSFSSEREIQYEEEEIADERLKLIFTCCHPALPMEHRIALTLRALGGLTTQEIASAFLVPVPTLAQRLVRAKKKIKESGIPFYIPPIHLLPERIESVLAVIYLIFTEGYASTSGDVLIRKELCDEAIRLCRMLEILIRKNLLSPDIPDEELSEVWGLLSLMLLNHSRRNSRIDSSGRIVLLDEQDRTLWNREEIQEGLALLQKALSLGSVGPYLVQAAIGAEHAISSHSSRTDWKKIAEWYELLLKMEDTPVIRLNHAVAVSIAEGPERGLLLLSALGKDLSSYAPYYLAVADVQKRLGSSESAKESYAQALAFTNNEVEKEFIRSKFDETR